The Actinomycetes bacterium genome contains the following window.
GGCGAGCGGGTCGCGCCACATATCCGGCTACTCGTGGAATCCGGTATCCCAGTGATGGCACACGTGGGGTTGACACCGCAGTCGGTGAATACCCTCGGTGGCTACCGCGTGCAAGGGCGCGGCGAAGCAGGACACCAACTGCTAGATGACGCCCTGGCAGTGCAAGAGGCGGGCGCATTTGCTGTCGTCTTGGAGGTCGTGCCGCGTGATCTCGCCGAGCGGGTCACCAAAGAGCTGGACATTCCCACCATCGGGATTGGTGCGGGCCGCGGAACTGACGCGCAAGTTCTAGTGTGGCAGGACCTTTTGGGTCTGACTCCAGGCAAGAAGCCGAAGTTCGTGCAACCCTATGCCGACCTACGCGGCGTGATCGTCGACGCGGTGCAGGCCTGGCGGCAGGACGTCACCGACGAGGTCTACCCCGATATCGACCACTCCTACAGTTAGCCGACCAGTCGCCTAGACCGCTGGTTCCGGGGCAACACAACCTAGTCCACGTCAGTGATGCGAATGCCTGCGTGCGCCTTGTAGCGGCGATTGATCGAGATCAGGTTCGCAGTTAGCGCTTCGATCTGGGCACAGTTACGCAACCGTCCCCCGTAAATGCCCCGCATCCCGGGGATGCGACCGGCGAGATCTTGAACCGCGTCGGTGGCTTCCCGCTGGTCACCCAGCACCAACGTGTCGGTGTCGACTGTCGCCAGCTCCCGATCTCGCAGCAGAACGGAACTCACGTTGTGAAATGCTCCCACCACCGCACTACCGGGCAGCAGTTGCTGGGCCTGCTCTGCCGCTGAGCCTTCCGGCACCCGCAACGCATAGGCGCCACGCTTATCGAAACCGAGCGGGTTCACGCAATCAATAACGATCTTGCCCGCTAGTTCCCCGGCCAGATCCGCCAGTAGCGCTTCGTGACCACCCCAAGGCACCGCCACGACCGCGACGTCACAAACTTCGGCGACGGACGTATTCAGACCGCCAGTGACACCGGCACCTAGCTCGGCAGCCGCCTCGTGCGCTCGCGCATCATCTCGGGATCCGATCAGCACCGAGAGACCAGCTGCTGACCAGCGGTAAGCCAGCCCGAGACCTTGATCGCCAGTACCGCCCAAGATTCCAATCAACGGCTTATCCGGCAGTTCGGCTAGTTGGATCCCATCAGGTGCGTCGGCCATGGTGGCGCTCACTCGTCCTCTCCCCCGGCAACCCGCGTCGCCAGCTCCTCATCAATACCCCAGTGCTGCAGGGCCTGCTTGCCATGCGCCATATCCGCACGCGGCACTGCCTGTCCCGGAGTACGCGACAGTCGGGGTGCTGGTCCCGGTTGCAACGGATTGGTCGGCAACAACGTCTTTCTTGCGGCCAGTTGCGGATGCTGCGCCGCTTCGGTGAGGGAGCGCACCGCGGTGACACACGCATCGGTGCCCGCAAACTGCTGCTCCCAGTCATCCCGTGACCGGCTGGCGATCCGGTAGGTGAAAATCTGCCGCAGGTCCGGCCAGCGCTCCCGGTCGTACTGCTGGGGCAGGTCGGTCTCAGTCAGCTCCAATCCAGCTATGAACTCCGCGTAGAACTTCGGCTCGAGGCAACCCACTGCCAGATAGCCACCATCGGCGCATTCATAGACGTCATAGAACGGTGCACCGGTGTCGAGCAGGTTTTCCCCTGGTGCTGTGGCATCCCAGAGACCTTGACCGGCCATCGAATAGACCAGCATCATCAAATAGGCCGCGCCATCCACCATCGCGGCGTCCACAATTTGGCCCTTGCCGGACTGCTGCCGTTCCCAGAGCGCAGCCAACACCCCCACCAGCAGGAACATGGCACCCCCGCCAAAATCGCCAGCAATGTTGACCGGCGGCACTGGGGCCTGCCCGGAACGGGCGAAACTGCCGAGGGCTCCTGCGGCAGCAATGTAGTTAATGTCGTGTCCCGCCTGTTGAGCCATCGGGCCGTCCTGACCCCACCCGGTCATCCGACCGATGATCAACTTGGGGTTACGCGCCAGCAACTCCTGTGGGTCCAGTCCGAGGCGTTCCATGACGCCAGGTCGATAACCCTCCAGCAGCACATCGGCACGGTCGGCTAATCGGCGAGCAACCGCCAGTCCATCCGGATCTCGCAGATCGACAGTTACCGCTGACCGGCCGCGCAGGTGAATAGCGCTATCGGCATCGACAACCCCCAGTTGCGGTCCCGGCGCCTCAATCCGCAGAACATCCGCACCTAAGTCAGCAAGTAGCCCACCCGCAAACGGCACCGGACCAATCGCGTTCATTTCCAATACCCGCAGTCCCACAAGCGGGCCAGTACGTTCCACAGTCACAGTGAGAGTCGACTAGGAATCGCTCGGGGGGCGCCCATTCCACTCGTCCTCGTCCCGGTCCCATTGCTCGTTGCGCTCCCGAGCAATCTCCAGGGCGTTAGCCGCCTCTTCTTTGGTGTCGAACGGGCCCAACCGCTCCGAGTTCGGGCAACCCTCGGTCTCCACTCGCTGATGAACCAGGCAATACCACCACTGGGACATACGGTCTCCTTACTTAGAACCACCCGCAGCCTATCGGCGCGCACCCCGGTTAGGGCAACCCATGCCAGAATCAACCTATGACTGCCGCATCCTCACGGGTCCTCGCCCCAGGAAGAATCTCGCCGCGCCGCTCGGTACCAGAAGCGATCACCCGCCCGGAGTACGTCGATCGACCAGCACCAGCCCCCTACACCGGTCCCGAGGTGAAAGATGCCGAAACGATCGAACGGATGCGTATCGCGGGCCGGATCGCCGCCAACGCGCTGCAGGAGGTAGGGCGGGCAGCCGTGCCCGGCGTTACGACTGACGAACTAGACCGAATTGGTCATGAGTTCCTGTTGGACCACAACGCCTATCCGTCCACGCTGGGATATCGCGGATTTCCCAAGTCGCTGTGCACCTCGTTGAATGAAGTTATCTGCCACGGTATCCCGGACACGACAGTTCTCGAGGACGGCGACATCTGCAATGTGGACATCACCGCCTACATCGGTAGCGTGCACGGTGACACGAATGCCACCTTTCTGGTGGGCAATGTCGACGACGAGTCGCGGCTACTGGTGGAGCGCACCTACGAGGCCACCATGCGCGCGATCAAGATGGTTGCGCCAGGTCGACCGCTCAACGTGATCGGCCGGGTCATCGAGTCGTATGCCAAGCGGTTCAACTACGGCGTAGTCCGAGACTTCACCGGTCACGGCATCGGCACCGCTTTCCACACCGGGTTGATCGTTCCGCATTACGACAGCCCTGATCTGGATGTAGTCATGGAAACCGGCATGACGTTCACTATCGAACCCATGATCACGCTGGGAACCCACGAATACGACTTGTGGGATGACGACTGGACCGTCACCACGCAGGACAAACTGCGGACCGCGCAGTTCGAACACACCCTGGTCGTGACCGGCTCCGGTAGCGAGATCCTCACCCAACCGGACAACGTCGAGTGATTGCGAGCATTCCGCCGCTGAGCCTGCAAGAGTAGCCACCACCAGCCCGCTTGTGCGGGCGTACTCGGAATGGAGCAGGGATGGCTACGAAGTTGCCCGGACAGTCCACTTGGCCGAAGAACGTCAAGACCTTGGCTGTCGATATTGGTGGGTCAGGTATTAAGGCGTCGGTCTTGGATCGAGATGGCAACATGCTCACCGAACGGGTGCGGGTCGATACTCCTTATCCCTGCCCGCCGGAGCAGTTAGTCGCGAAAATCCAGCAGCTGTGTGATGACCTCCCGCGCTCGCAACGGGTCTCCGTTGGGTTTCCCGGTGTGATCCGAGGCGGGAAGGTGCTGCGGGTAACCGCGCTATCGCGGTTAGAGTACGGCGGGCCCACCGATCCCGGTATGGCGGCGCACTGGCACGGCTATCCACTGGCGAACAACCTGGCCGAGATGTTCGAAACCCCCACAAAAGTCGTCAACGATGCCGACATGCAAGGGTGTGCCGTCGCGGAGGGGAACGGCTTTGAGTTTGTGATGACCCTGGGTACCGGCGTGGGAACCGCAGTGTTCAACGACGGCGTCTTGCTCCCGCACATGGAACTATCCCACGGCTCTTTCCGCAAGGGCCTGTCGGTGGACATCGCCCTAGGAAACGCCGCTCGCAAGCAGATCGGGAAGAAAAAGTGGCGCAAGCGAGTGCTAGAGGCCATCAACTGGTTTGACGCAATGTTCTTGTACGACACCATTTACATCGGTGGCGGCAACGCCAAACATATGCTGACTGAATCTCTCCCCGACAACGCAAAAGTCGTACCCAACTCTGCTGGCATCACCGGTGGAGTTCGGGTGTGGGACCTCGCCACTGAGACCAGCTGACCACTAGCTGCTGGGCTGGTCATGACCAGCTCGCACAGCAACGCCCCCGGACCACTCGCTGCTGGAGGATCCGGGGGCGTTGATCGGGTCTACTTAAAAGCCACGTGTACGTGGTCGTAGTGACCAGGCGTACAGCCGCCTCGGTTCATAGGAC
Protein-coding sequences here:
- the panB gene encoding 3-methyl-2-oxobutanoate hydroxymethyltransferase, translating into MSSDSPSSVYGSITGRRISITDLARAKVAEEKWTMVTAYDALVAGTLEEAGVPVLLVGDSAAMVVFGHDSTLPVTLDEMVMLTAGVVRGTQRSLVVADLPFGSYQESPEQALRSATRLMKEAGAQAVKLEGGERVAPHIRLLVESGIPVMAHVGLTPQSVNTLGGYRVQGRGEAGHQLLDDALAVQEAGAFAVVLEVVPRDLAERVTKELDIPTIGIGAGRGTDAQVLVWQDLLGLTPGKKPKFVQPYADLRGVIVDAVQAWRQDVTDEVYPDIDHSYS
- the npdG gene encoding NADPH-dependent F420 reductase; its protein translation is MADAPDGIQLAELPDKPLIGILGGTGDQGLGLAYRWSAAGLSVLIGSRDDARAHEAAAELGAGVTGGLNTSVAEVCDVAVVAVPWGGHEALLADLAGELAGKIVIDCVNPLGFDKRGAYALRVPEGSAAEQAQQLLPGSAVVGAFHNVSSVLLRDRELATVDTDTLVLGDQREATDAVQDLAGRIPGMRGIYGGRLRNCAQIEALTANLISINRRYKAHAGIRITDVD
- a CDS encoding CoA transferase, with translation MNAIGPVPFAGGLLADLGADVLRIEAPGPQLGVVDADSAIHLRGRSAVTVDLRDPDGLAVARRLADRADVLLEGYRPGVMERLGLDPQELLARNPKLIIGRMTGWGQDGPMAQQAGHDINYIAAAGALGSFARSGQAPVPPVNIAGDFGGGAMFLLVGVLAALWERQQSGKGQIVDAAMVDGAAYLMMLVYSMAGQGLWDATAPGENLLDTGAPFYDVYECADGGYLAVGCLEPKFYAEFIAGLELTETDLPQQYDRERWPDLRQIFTYRIASRSRDDWEQQFAGTDACVTAVRSLTEAAQHPQLAARKTLLPTNPLQPGPAPRLSRTPGQAVPRADMAHGKQALQHWGIDEELATRVAGGEDE
- the map gene encoding type I methionyl aminopeptidase encodes the protein MTAASSRVLAPGRISPRRSVPEAITRPEYVDRPAPAPYTGPEVKDAETIERMRIAGRIAANALQEVGRAAVPGVTTDELDRIGHEFLLDHNAYPSTLGYRGFPKSLCTSLNEVICHGIPDTTVLEDGDICNVDITAYIGSVHGDTNATFLVGNVDDESRLLVERTYEATMRAIKMVAPGRPLNVIGRVIESYAKRFNYGVVRDFTGHGIGTAFHTGLIVPHYDSPDLDVVMETGMTFTIEPMITLGTHEYDLWDDDWTVTTQDKLRTAQFEHTLVVTGSGSEILTQPDNVE
- a CDS encoding ROK family protein; translation: MATKLPGQSTWPKNVKTLAVDIGGSGIKASVLDRDGNMLTERVRVDTPYPCPPEQLVAKIQQLCDDLPRSQRVSVGFPGVIRGGKVLRVTALSRLEYGGPTDPGMAAHWHGYPLANNLAEMFETPTKVVNDADMQGCAVAEGNGFEFVMTLGTGVGTAVFNDGVLLPHMELSHGSFRKGLSVDIALGNAARKQIGKKKWRKRVLEAINWFDAMFLYDTIYIGGGNAKHMLTESLPDNAKVVPNSAGITGGVRVWDLATETS